A stretch of alpha proteobacterium HIMB59 DNA encodes these proteins:
- a CDS encoding short chain dehydrogenase (PFAM: short chain dehydrogenase), protein MDKERLKGKNVLITGAAQGMGAAIAEHYCAQGAKVCITDVNLDGCKEVEERIRSAGGEAISCKLDVRKREDHVAAVNATVEAFGSLNVSLNNAGVNKPLWFMDVTEENYDFIFDINVRGAWLGMQEQARQMIKQGKQKEPYKILHVASILSRETFDDVVIYGASKHAVAGLIKGGAKGLAEYGINVNGYGPGVVRTEMWEQLDKELVAMGKFDKHGESMDSIAENMILMKRYSYPEDIVGTASFLASGESDYMTGQILMIDGGMVIQ, encoded by the coding sequence ATGGATAAGGAAAGACTTAAGGGAAAAAACGTTTTAATAACTGGTGCTGCGCAAGGAATGGGAGCAGCAATTGCTGAACATTATTGTGCCCAAGGTGCCAAAGTTTGTATTACTGATGTCAATTTGGATGGATGTAAAGAGGTAGAAGAAAGAATTCGTTCTGCTGGTGGTGAGGCTATTTCTTGTAAATTAGATGTCAGGAAAAGAGAAGATCATGTAGCGGCTGTAAATGCCACTGTTGAAGCCTTTGGTAGTCTGAATGTTTCTCTGAATAACGCAGGTGTGAATAAACCTCTATGGTTTATGGATGTCACTGAAGAAAACTATGATTTTATTTTTGATATAAATGTTCGGGGCGCTTGGCTTGGAATGCAAGAACAAGCACGTCAAATGATCAAACAAGGAAAACAAAAAGAGCCATATAAAATCCTCCATGTTGCTTCTATTCTTTCTCGTGAAACTTTTGATGATGTTGTCATTTATGGCGCAAGTAAACATGCGGTAGCTGGATTGATAAAAGGTGGCGCTAAAGGTCTTGCTGAATACGGCATCAACGTTAATGGGTACGGTCCGGGTGTTGTTCGAACTGAGATGTGGGAGCAATTGGATAAAGAATTAGTAGCAATGGGAAAGTTTGATAAACATGGTGAGTCAATGGACTCAATTGCAGAGAATATGATTTTAATGAAAAGGTATTCTTATCCAGAAGATATTGTCGGTACAGCATCTTTTTTAGCTTCTGGCGAGTCTGACTACATGACAGGACAAATCTTAATGATTGATGGAGGGATGGTAATTCAATAA
- a CDS encoding Metallopeptidase family M24 (PFAM: Metallopeptidase family M24), with protein sequence MSDPKIIKPEDINPNYNWHRRVPSHGTMNVDYEERINFRRLHTYRLGRAKEALKNSQAGSLLCFDNNNIRYLTSTVIGEWSRDKICRYSLLAQGHDPILWDFGSAAKHHQIFSPWLPKENWKAGMVGLRGTVHPDAGFMKRAAQEIKSMLDEKGLANEPVGIDLVEPAMMLALQAEGIQVIDGQQIMLEAREIKSQDELMLLNQAASMVDATYHQIYETMKPGVSEAQIVANANKLLYELGSDDVEAINAISGERCNPHPHNFTDRTFRPGDQAFFDILQSYMGYRTCYYRTFNIGRASDEQNDAYKQCREWLDKAIELVKPGASTDKIAAVWPKAEEFGFANEMDAFALQFGHGLGLAIHERPIISRLVSMDSPTEIKEGMVFALETYCPAKDGYSAARIEEELIVTDKGCQVISLFPAEELPIANKY encoded by the coding sequence ATGTCAGACCCTAAAATTATTAAACCCGAGGATATAAATCCAAATTATAATTGGCATCGTCGTGTTCCATCTCATGGGACGATGAATGTTGATTATGAGGAAAGAATAAACTTTCGAAGACTCCATACTTATCGATTGGGAAGAGCTAAAGAAGCTCTCAAGAATTCTCAAGCAGGTTCCCTCCTTTGTTTTGATAACAATAACATCAGATATCTCACAAGTACGGTCATAGGTGAATGGTCTCGTGATAAAATATGTAGATATTCACTTCTAGCCCAAGGGCATGACCCAATCTTGTGGGATTTTGGATCTGCTGCAAAGCATCATCAAATTTTCTCGCCATGGCTTCCAAAAGAAAATTGGAAAGCGGGAATGGTTGGATTAAGAGGAACCGTTCATCCTGATGCAGGGTTTATGAAGAGGGCTGCTCAAGAAATTAAATCCATGTTAGATGAAAAGGGGCTTGCCAACGAACCCGTTGGTATAGATTTAGTTGAACCCGCTATGATGTTGGCGCTACAAGCAGAGGGAATTCAAGTCATTGATGGACAACAGATTATGTTGGAGGCAAGAGAAATCAAATCACAAGATGAGCTAATGCTACTTAATCAGGCTGCCTCAATGGTTGATGCGACTTATCATCAAATTTACGAAACAATGAAACCAGGAGTGAGCGAGGCTCAAATAGTAGCCAACGCTAATAAGCTTCTTTATGAACTCGGGTCAGATGATGTTGAGGCAATTAACGCTATTTCAGGGGAAAGATGTAATCCACATCCTCATAATTTTACCGATCGAACTTTTAGACCAGGAGACCAAGCATTCTTTGATATCTTACAATCATACATGGGATATCGAACTTGTTATTATAGAACCTTTAATATTGGCAGAGCTTCAGATGAACAGAACGACGCTTATAAACAATGCCGAGAATGGTTAGATAAAGCTATCGAACTTGTAAAGCCTGGCGCATCAACAGACAAAATTGCGGCAGTCTGGCCCAAAGCAGAGGAGTTTGGTTTTGCTAATGAAATGGATGCATTTGCACTTCAGTTTGGACATGGATTAGGTTTAGCAATCCATGAAAGACCAATTATTAGTAGATTAGTTTCAATGGACTCTCCAACAGAGATAAAAGAGGGAATGGTTTTTGCCTTAGAAACTTATTGTCCTGCAAAGGATGGTTATTCAGCAGCAAGAATTGAAGAAGAGTTAATCGTAACTGACAAAGGATGTCAGGTTATCTCTTTATTCCCAGCTGAAGAACTACCAATCGCAAATAAATATTAA
- a CDS encoding Dehydrogenase E1 component (PFAM: Dehydrogenase E1 component) encodes MVDITNDDIGESNRLALWEMMLKLRLVEKKAYDLFLQNLIKGTSHLALGQEAIAGAFGVSLQEGDYTFCTYRGHAHTLARGSSIEGVLGELMGRQCGLMKGKGGSMHLTDVDKGVMGSYAIIGAHLTIANGTALASKYNKTKEVSVCFFGDGTTNIGAFHEALNMAQIWKLPIVFVCENNLYMEYTPIGDVTAVENPAADRASAYNMEKIIVDGNDADEMYRTAQAAIKKARDGDGPSLIEAKTYRHSGHSRADPGKYRPDEEVKDWMENRDPITNYRKRLLEFNIDEKIINEIEDKVKQQVEDATEISKSSPIPDVKEIFTDVWADGGYKWHN; translated from the coding sequence ATGGTCGATATAACTAACGATGACATTGGAGAGAGTAATCGGTTAGCGCTTTGGGAGATGATGCTCAAATTGAGACTCGTCGAAAAAAAAGCTTATGATTTATTTCTTCAAAATCTTATTAAAGGAACTAGCCACTTAGCTCTTGGTCAAGAAGCTATCGCAGGAGCTTTTGGTGTATCTTTACAAGAGGGGGATTATACCTTTTGCACTTATCGTGGCCATGCTCATACATTGGCCAGAGGTTCTTCAATTGAAGGAGTTTTAGGTGAGTTAATGGGCCGACAATGTGGCCTAATGAAGGGCAAGGGAGGTTCGATGCACTTAACAGATGTTGACAAAGGTGTTATGGGCTCTTACGCAATCATTGGTGCTCATTTAACTATAGCAAATGGAACCGCTCTGGCATCAAAATACAATAAGACCAAAGAAGTTAGTGTTTGCTTTTTTGGGGATGGGACAACTAATATAGGCGCTTTTCATGAAGCCTTAAATATGGCGCAAATTTGGAAACTCCCAATTGTTTTTGTATGTGAAAATAATCTTTATATGGAGTATACGCCTATTGGAGACGTTACCGCGGTTGAAAACCCTGCTGCAGATAGAGCCTCTGCCTATAATATGGAAAAAATCATCGTTGATGGAAATGATGCTGATGAGATGTATCGAACTGCTCAAGCCGCTATCAAAAAAGCAAGAGACGGTGACGGACCTAGTTTAATTGAAGCAAAAACTTATCGTCATAGCGGACATTCTCGAGCAGATCCAGGAAAGTACCGTCCTGATGAAGAAGTTAAAGATTGGATGGAGAACAGGGATCCTATAACTAATTATAGAAAAAGACTTTTAGAATTTAATATTGATGAAAAAATTATTAATGAAATTGAAGATAAAGTTAAACAACAAGTGGAAGACGCAACTGAAATATCCAAATCATCTCCAATTCCAGATGTAAAAGAAATCTTTACAGATGTTTGGGCTGACGGAGGTTATAAATGGCACAATTAA
- a CDS encoding TPP-binding transketolase-like family protein (PFAM: Transketolase, C-terminal domain; Transketolase, pyrimidine binding domain) yields MAQLTYRESVSLAIAQAMRKDPKVFFIGEDVGAAGGVFKATVGLLDEFGKDRVMDTPISEQAILGAAMGAAMAGLRPIAEIMFSDFLAVCWDIVANQIAKTRYMSDGQINIPLVIRTANGGGSKFGAQHSQSLENWSMMIPGLKVVAPSSPGDVLGLMNSAVNDPDPVIFYEHKSLYASKEELESTELSIPLGKANILHEGSDITIIGLALMAQRAKKAAIELKEKHNINAKVIDLRTLVPLDLQSIKSAINETGLAMTVEENPRLCGWGAEISSLITEHCFSNLKGPVTRLTTPHVPLPSADILEDNTIPSVDVIVQEVIKKVKGE; encoded by the coding sequence ATGGCACAATTAACATACCGAGAGAGTGTTTCTCTAGCGATTGCACAAGCAATGAGAAAAGATCCTAAGGTTTTTTTTATTGGAGAGGATGTAGGTGCGGCAGGCGGTGTGTTTAAAGCTACAGTGGGATTACTGGATGAATTTGGAAAAGATCGAGTAATGGATACCCCTATATCTGAACAAGCTATTTTAGGCGCTGCGATGGGAGCGGCTATGGCTGGTCTAAGACCTATTGCAGAAATTATGTTTTCAGATTTTTTGGCAGTTTGTTGGGATATTGTGGCTAACCAAATTGCAAAAACTCGTTATATGTCTGATGGTCAAATAAATATCCCTTTAGTTATTCGAACGGCAAACGGAGGAGGGTCTAAGTTTGGAGCACAGCATTCTCAAAGTCTAGAGAATTGGTCAATGATGATCCCAGGATTAAAGGTAGTTGCACCAAGTTCACCTGGAGATGTTTTGGGATTAATGAATAGTGCGGTTAATGATCCTGATCCAGTAATTTTTTATGAGCATAAATCTCTTTATGCATCCAAAGAAGAATTAGAGTCTACAGAATTATCAATTCCTTTAGGTAAGGCTAATATTCTTCATGAGGGAAGTGATATCACTATAATTGGACTTGCTTTGATGGCACAAAGGGCAAAAAAGGCAGCCATAGAGTTAAAAGAAAAACACAATATTAACGCTAAAGTTATTGATTTGAGAACGTTGGTGCCATTAGATCTTCAATCAATTAAAAGCGCAATCAATGAAACAGGCCTTGCTATGACTGTAGAGGAAAATCCACGATTATGTGGATGGGGTGCAGAAATTTCATCTCTAATTACTGAACATTGTTTTTCTAACTTGAAAGGACCTGTCACAAGATTAACTACACCACATGTACCACTACCAAGTGCTGACATATTAGAAGATAATACTATTCCATCAGTCGATGTGATAGTTCAAGAAGTTATCAAAAAAGTTAAAGGAGAATAG
- a CDS encoding Biotin-requiring enzyme (PFAM: Biotin-requiring enzyme), whose product MEIIMPTLGETVDEGKVIKWLKNVGDEIKEGDILCEVETDKTAAEIPSTVNGTLTEITAPEGETVPVGGKIATVE is encoded by the coding sequence ATGGAAATTATAATGCCGACATTAGGAGAAACTGTTGATGAAGGAAAAGTGATTAAATGGTTAAAAAACGTTGGGGACGAAATTAAAGAAGGTGATATTTTATGTGAGGTCGAGACAGATAAAACTGCTGCTGAAATACCTTCTACTGTAAATGGTACCCTCACAGAAATCACAGCACCCGAGGGTGAGACAGTCCCTGTTGGTGGAAAAATAGCTACAGTAGAATAG